In a single window of the Thunnus thynnus chromosome 9, fThuThy2.1, whole genome shotgun sequence genome:
- the kdm3b gene encoding lysine-specific demethylase 3B isoform X1: MGDSLELIGKRLLLLLDDDRSANGPEPEQAAWARDWLRGTVRAVSVIGLAAPEVSGGEATTTTTAAGLTVFVEFENASQRCSWVQVYDEGVKAVLVEDSIVWANRSDSTGTTGAPASTTAWPGLAFRSLVDRVGLGSLVPVEYFGNKNFEFLPDNKSVQRFEVDKDIRNPLLLEQPTLQAAISSWRSDFELQEIFRKGSYTIQGRRVRVYQPEFEECWASGLVSQHDPISHIMDITMDKGEENQMVDPRVIHVMLAEEELGKNGRRRKDSETMKGDSGRRRRTASEGEDDMNLKRFKGAGDLGADGQNCGDTNKTPVDGTVMWGGDSGERVSSTTKNGSSSEGTFPQGRVSSPNTNSSLQMDQSNTTPRYPVHVKENGRSIPTQGAADSTTAVTHTPTPPPLKPAPSPFSTTSFPSLGQMPSLVPGAPAPKVSPSPQPDREEASQSAYSKTAALVSPGPVTISWSSHDSGPSVALSASVGFSPKAPTWGSQTEGSKTASGFRLPQAVPTAPVFGDVTSQTNGAPTTTTTPQDTPRPFGFGFGGAKSEPQSQQDQNLFFQCMTQNSGSIPTLAAGQTQSKDTNYFTTVSESLSKEPPSLFKSATPAEGLKKPEQPKVPEAHPTGNGVLNKSSSAFQGMGGSAGGRGSGLSIGGLAATSGAQSTSKKSSNNGTSAGGLGLQSGFNTSDSHQNLFLQASKEPANPFLAYGDKASHTSFAGLSGTEPQALGSASDSKPNLFTMAEPPKGILSSPFPAIAAAASPSSSSSPAPASSQRSHTEGTVTKEEQEVGEMPTSTSGSSMFGGAGPDGMDEVPVSFDQSQTQKFTLEERGQSSKRDSDSSSNSDLSDLSENEEGLEKGQVPGGPPHPAKDGALLQKTKVQGAAKSRPRNKPFKVGQSVLKDQSKVRRLKQSGESFLQDGSCINVAPHLHKCRECRLERYRKYRNTDEDSDDDDDPNVACRFFHFRRLAFTRKGVLRVEGFLSPQQSDSMAMGLWLPAPAVQEGLDLDTSKYILANVGDQFCQLVMSEKEAMMMVEPHQKVAWKRAVRGVREMCDVCETTLFNIHWVCRKCGFGVCLDCYRLRRNRPREDVDEGPEDEVFSWLKCAKGQPHEPQNLMPTQIIPGTALYNIGDMVHSARGKWGIKANCPCASRHTKPLVRPSAPNGISQQSTTSSGSSLGPAASGIGNTPKSEGETSAIKTETTQTAAASDSGGGEIVGSTSNSTSGTSSPCNLTQSSVKESRSSGEGNSSALHWLADLATQKAKDDTKESGSLRSMMSRDSRPPFGLDSLGALSKPSASSPKLFNSLLLGSSMAQSKPEGSSLRDLLNSGPGKLPQGPGESGVPFPSVFTSAGSDKLKSSLPNFLDHIIASVVETKKAEGRRTGTSEGGELGVLGGRKDGVMGLSVLEPHTSHSWLCDGRLLCLQDPSNSNNWKIFRECWKQGQPVLVSGIHKRLKSNLWRPEAFSQEFGDQDVDLVNCRNCAIISDVKVRDFWDGFQVISKRLQDSEGQPMVLKLKDWPPGEDFRDMMPTRFDDLMDNLPLPEYTKRDGRLNLAARLPNFFVRPDLGPKMYNAYGLTSSEDRKVGTTNLHLDVSDAVNVMVYVGIPQGDGDQEQEADISGRKEVMTTIEEGDVDEMTKRRVYEGKEKPGALWHIYAAKDAEKIRELLRKVGEEQGQENPPDHDPIHDQSWYLDQALRRRLYDEYGVQGWAIVQFLGDAVFIPAGAPHQVHNLYSCIKVAEDFVSPEHVRHCFRLTQEFRHLSTTHTNHEDKLQVKNIIYHAVKDAVGTLKAHEPKLARP; this comes from the exons ATGGGGGACTCTCTTGAATTGATAGGGAAGCGTCTGCTTTTGCTCCTCGACGACGACAGGTCCGCTAATGGACCCGAGCCGGAGCAGGCTGCCTGGGCCCGGGACTGGCTCCGGGGGACGGTGCGAGCAGTCAGCGTCATCGGCCTGGCCGCTCCGGAGGTTAGCGGAGGAGAGGCGACAACAACAACCACTGCTGCAGGGCTGACG GTATTTGTGGAGTTTGAGAACGCTTCACAACGGTGTTCTTGGGTGCAAGTGTATGACGAGGGGGTGAAAGCTGTCTTGGTGGAAGACTCCATCGTTTGGGCCAACCGGAGTGATAGTACTGGGACTACTGGAGCCCCAGCATCAACCACAGCCTGGCCTGGTCTG GCCTTCCGCTCCCTAGTGGACAGAGTGGGTTTAGGATCATTGGTTCCAGTGGAATATTTTGGAAACAAAAATTTTGAGTTCCTGCCTGATAACAAATCAGTCCAGAGATTTGAG GTTGATAAAGACATAAGAAATCCTTTGCTGCTGGAGCAGCCCACCCTGCAGGCTGCCATCTCCAGCTGGCGTAGTGACTTTGAACTGCAGGAGATCTTCAGGAAGG GTTCATACACTATTCAAGGACGCAGGGTTCGTGTGTACCAGCCAGAGTTTGAGGAGTGCTGGGCCTCAGGACTGGTTTCACAGCACGACCCTATCTCGCACATAATGGATATTACCATGGACAAG GGTGAAGAAAATCAGATGGTTGATCCTCGTGTGATACATGTCATGCTGGCAGAGGAGGAG CTTGGTAAGAATGGGCGGCGAAGGAAGGACAGTGAAACGATGAAGGGTGATAGTGGTCGCAGACGTAGGACTGCCTCCGAAGGTGAGGATGACATGAACTTGAAACGTTTTAAAGGAGCAGGAGACTTGGGGGCTGATGGACAAAACTGTGGCGATACGAACAAAACGCCAGTGGACGGGACAGTGATGTGGGGTGGAGACTCTGGCGAAAGAGTCAGCAGCACAACCAAAAACGGAAGCTCTTCAGAAGGAACCTTTCCTCAGGGCAGAGTGTCATCCCCCAACACCAATTCCTCACTCCAGATGGACCAATCAAATACTACTCCTCGTTATCCTGTCCACGTCAAAGAAAACGGTCGCTCAATCCCCACACAAGGGGCAGCGGACTCCACCACTGCCGTTACTCATACCCCTACCCCTCCTCCCCTCAAACCAGCCCCCTCTCCCTTCTCCACCACATCTTTTCCCTCACTAGGCCAGATGCCAAGCCTGGTCCCCGGAGCTCCAGCCCCCAAGGTCTCCCCATCCCCCCAGCCAGACAGAGAAGAGGCCTCCCAGTCGGCTTACTCCAAAACAGCTGCTCTTGTTTCCCCGGGGCCTGTCACCATTTCTTGGTCTTCACATGACAGTGGCCCTAGTGTGGCACTTTCTGCTTCTGTGGGTTTCAGTCCTAAGGCTCCCACCTGGGGAAGCCAGACTGAG GGCTCTAAGACTGCATCTGGTTTTCGTTTGCCCCAGGCTGTGCCCACTGCTCCTGTATTTGGAGATGTTACCTCTCAGACCAATGGAGCTCCTACCACTACTACAACCCCCCAGGACACTCCAAGGCCCTTTGGCTTCGGCTTTGGTGGCGCAAAGAGTGAGCCCCAATCCCAGCAAGACCAAAACTTGTTTTTCCAGTGCATGACCCAGAATTCTGGCTCCATCCCAACCCTTGCTGCTGGTCAGACCCAGTCCAAGGACACTAATTACTTCACCACAGTGTCTGAGAGCCTGAGTAAAGAGCCCCCAAGCCTTTTCAAGTCTGCAACCCCCGCTGAAGGGCTGAAAAAGCCTGAGCAGCCAAAAGTGCCTGAGGCCCATCCAACGGGAAATGGTGTGCTCAACAAGTCGTCATCAGCCTTCCAGGGCATGGGTGGCTCTGCAGGAGGAAGAGGCTCTGGTCTAAGTATTGGTGGTCTGGCAGCAACGTCTGGAGCCCAAAGTACTTCTAAGAAGAGCAGTAATAATGGAACGTCTGCAGGAGGCTTAGGGCTGCAATCTGGCTTTAACACTTCAGATAGCCACCAGAACCTTTTTCTGCAGGCCTCCAAAGAGCCCGCTAATCCATTTCTGGCATATGGGGACAAAGCTTCCCACACATCTTTTGCTGGCCTCTCTGGGACCGAGCCACAGGCCCTTGGTTCTGCCTCAGACAGCAAGCCAAACCTATTCACTATGGCAGAGCCGCCGAAGGGGATTCTGTCCTCTCCTTTCCCAGCAATCGCAGCAGCTGCTTCACCTAGCTCTTCCTCGTCTCCAGCACCAGCCTCATCTCAGAGGTCACATACTGAAGGGACTGTGAcaaaggaggagcaggaggttGGGGAGATGCCTACATCCACCTCAGGCTCCTCTATGTTTGGAGGCGCTGGCCCTGATGGAATGGATGAGGTACCTGTGTCCTTTGACCAGAGCCAGACTCAGAAGTTTACGTTGGAAGAAAGAGGCCAATCATCCAAACGGGACTCAGACTCTAGCAGTAACAGTGACTTGTCAGACCTGAGTGAGAATGAGGAAGGTCTGGAGAAAGGCCAAGTTCCAGGAGGACCACCACACCCTGCCAAGGATGGGGCCTTGCTGCAGAAAACTAAAGTCCAAGGGGCTGCTAAGAGCCGTCCGCGTAACAAGCCTTTCAAAG TGGGCCAGTCTGTACTAAAAGATCAGAGTAAGGTGCGTCGTCTGAAACAGTCTGGTGAGTCCTTCCTCCAGGATGGCTCCTGCATCAATGTGGCCCCTCACTTGCACAAGTGTCGTGAGTGCCGTCTGGAGCGTTACCGTAAATATCGCAATACAGACGAAGACAGCGATGATGACGATGACCCAAATGTGGCCTGTCGCTTCTTCCACTTCAGAAG GTTGGCTTTTACTCGTAAAGGTGTATTGCGTGTGGAAGGCTTCCTGAGCCCCCAGCAGAGCGATTCAATGGCCATGGGTTTGTGGCTACCTGCACCAGCTGTCCAGGAGGGTCTTGATCTGGATACATCCAAGTACATCCTGGCCAATGTGGGAGACCAGTTCTGTCAGTTGGTCATGTCTGAGAAGGAGGCCATGATGATGGTGGAACCTCACC AGAAAGTGGCGTGGAAACGTGCTGTACGAGGTGTTAGGGAGATGTGTGACGTGTGTGAGACTACCCTGTTCAACATCCACTGGGTGTGTCGCAAGTGTGGCTTTGGAGTGTGTCTGGACTGCTATCGACTTCGCAGGAACAGGCCAAGGGAGG ATGTAGATGAAGGTCCAGAGGATGAGGTTTTCTCTTGGTTGAAGTGTGCCAAAGGTCAACCTCATGAGCCACAGAACCTCATGCCTACACAGATCATACCTGGGACAG ctctttACAACATAGGTGATATGGTGCACTCAGCAAGAGGCAAGTGGGGTATTAAGGCCAATTGTCCCTGTGCCAGTCGACACACCAAGCCTCTAGTGCGCCCTAGTGCCCCCAATGGTATTTCACAG CAGTCTACAACAAGCAGTGGTAGCAGCCTCGGACCTGCAGCTTCTGGTATTGGCAACACTCCAAAATCAGAAGGAGAAACATCAGCGATCAAAACAGAAActacacaaacagcagcagcatcagacaGTGGGGGCGGGGAAATTGTGGGCAGTACTAGTAACTCCACCAGTGGTACATCTTCCCCTTGTAACCTCACCCAGTCCTCTGTCAAGGAGTCACGTTCATCAGGAGAGGGCAACAGCTCCGCTCTGCACTGGCTGGCAGACTTGGCCACACAGAAAGCCAAGGATGACACCAAGG AATCTGGTTCACTGCGCTCCATGATGAGTCGAGACAGTCGGCCTCCTTTTGGCCTGGACTCACTCGGTGCCCTGTCAAAGCCTTCTGCTTCCAGCCCTAAGCTATTTAACAGCCTTTTACTGGGCTCCAGCATGGCCCAGTCCAAACCTGAGGGGTCCAGTCTCCGGGACCTGCTCAACTCTGGACCGGGCAAGCTTCCCCAGGGCCCTGGAGAGAGTGGGGTACCATTCCCTTCCGTCTTTACCTCAGCAGGC AGTGACAAGCTGAAGAGCAGCCTTCCAAACTTCCTGGATCACATCATCGCCTCGGTTGTGGAGACCAAGAAGGCAGAAGGCAGACGGACTGGAACCTCTGAGGGGGGCGAGCTTGGTGTTTTGGGGGGCCGCAAAGATGGAGTAATGGGCCTAAGTGTTTTGGAACCACATACCTCACACTCCTGGCTCTGTGACGGACGACTCCTTTGCCTACAGGATcccagcaacagcaacaactggAAGATCTTCAGAGAGTGTTGGAAGCAGGGACAA CCTGTATTGGTGTCAGGGATACATAAACGCCTGAAATCTAACTTGTGGCGGCCTGAGGCCTTCAGTCAGGAGTTTGGAGACCAGGATGTAGACCTGGTCAACTGTAGAAACTGTGCCATCATCTCTGATGTGAAGGTGCGAGACTTCTGGGACGGCTTCCAGGTCATCTCAA AGCGACTGCAAGATAGTGAGGGTCAGCCAATGGTGTTGAAATTAAAGGATTGGCCTCCTGGAGAAGACTTCAGGGACATGATGCCCACACG GTTTGATGATTTGATGGATAACCTCCCGTTGCCCGAGTACACAAAAAGAGATGGCCGCCTAAACCTTGCTGCCCGTCTGCCCAACTTTTTTGTGCGTCCTGACCTAGGACCCAAGATGTACAATGCCTATG GCTTGACTTCGTCTGAAGACAGGAAGGTGGGCACCACTAACCTCCATCTCGATGTGTCTGATGCTGTCAATGTCATGGTCTATGTAGGCATACCTCAAGGAGATGGAGACCAGGAGCAAG AGGCAGATATCTCTGGACGCAAAG AGGTCATGACCACTATTGAGGAGGGTGATGTGGATGAAATGACGAAGAGGAGGGTGTACGAGGGAAAAGAGAAACCTGGAGCTCTCTGGCACATCTACGCTGCCAAGGATGCTGAGAAGATCAGAGAACTGCTCCGCAAG
- the kdm3b gene encoding lysine-specific demethylase 3B isoform X4: MGDSLELIGKRLLLLLDDDRSANGPEPEQAAWARDWLRGTVRAVSVIGLAAPEVSGGEATTTTTAAGLTVFVEFENASQRCSWVQVYDEGVKAVLVEDSIVWANRSDSTGTTGAPASTTAWPGLAFRSLVDRVGLGSLVPVEYFGNKNFEFLPDNKSVQRFEVDKDIRNPLLLEQPTLQAAISSWRSDFELQEIFRKGSYTIQGRRVRVYQPEFEECWASGLVSQHDPISHIMDITMDKGEENQMVDPRVIHVMLAEEELGKNGRRRKDSETMKGDSGRRRRTASEGEDDMNLKRFKGAGDLGADGQNCGDTNKTPVDGTVMWGGDSGERVSSTTKNGSSSEGTFPQGRVSSPNTNSSLQMDQSNTTPRYPVHVKENGRSIPTQGAADSTTAVTHTPTPPPLKPAPSPFSTTSFPSLGQMPSLVPGAPAPKVSPSPQPDREEASQSAYSKTAALVSPGPVTISWSSHDSGPSVALSASVGFSPKAPTWGSQTEAVPTAPVFGDVTSQTNGAPTTTTTPQDTPRPFGFGFGGAKSEPQSQQDQNLFFQCMTQNSGSIPTLAAGQTQSKDTNYFTTVSESLSKEPPSLFKSATPAEGLKKPEQPKVPEAHPTGNGVLNKSSSAFQGMGGSAGGRGSGLSIGGLAATSGAQSTSKKSSNNGTSAGGLGLQSGFNTSDSHQNLFLQASKEPANPFLAYGDKASHTSFAGLSGTEPQALGSASDSKPNLFTMAEPPKGILSSPFPAIAAAASPSSSSSPAPASSQRSHTEGTVTKEEQEVGEMPTSTSGSSMFGGAGPDGMDEVPVSFDQSQTQKFTLEERGQSSKRDSDSSSNSDLSDLSENEEGLEKGQVPGGPPHPAKDGALLQKTKVQGAAKSRPRNKPFKVGQSVLKDQSKVRRLKQSGESFLQDGSCINVAPHLHKCRECRLERYRKYRNTDEDSDDDDDPNVACRFFHFRRLAFTRKGVLRVEGFLSPQQSDSMAMGLWLPAPAVQEGLDLDTSKYILANVGDQFCQLVMSEKEAMMMVEPHQKVAWKRAVRGVREMCDVCETTLFNIHWVCRKCGFGVCLDCYRLRRNRPREDVDEGPEDEVFSWLKCAKGQPHEPQNLMPTQIIPGTALYNIGDMVHSARGKWGIKANCPCASRHTKPLVRPSAPNGISQQSTTSSGSSLGPAASGIGNTPKSEGETSAIKTETTQTAAASDSGGGEIVGSTSNSTSGTSSPCNLTQSSVKESRSSGEGNSSALHWLADLATQKAKDDTKESGSLRSMMSRDSRPPFGLDSLGALSKPSASSPKLFNSLLLGSSMAQSKPEGSSLRDLLNSGPGKLPQGPGESGVPFPSVFTSAGSDKLKSSLPNFLDHIIASVVETKKAEGRRTGTSEGGELGVLGGRKDGVMGLSVLEPHTSHSWLCDGRLLCLQDPSNSNNWKIFRECWKQGQPVLVSGIHKRLKSNLWRPEAFSQEFGDQDVDLVNCRNCAIISDVKVRDFWDGFQVISKRLQDSEGQPMVLKLKDWPPGEDFRDMMPTRFDDLMDNLPLPEYTKRDGRLNLAARLPNFFVRPDLGPKMYNAYGLTSSEDRKVGTTNLHLDVSDAVNVMVYVGIPQGDGDQEQEADISGRKEVMTTIEEGDVDEMTKRRVYEGKEKPGALWHIYAAKDAEKIRELLRKVGEEQGQENPPDHDPIHDQSWYLDQALRRRLYDEYGVQGWAIVQFLGDAVFIPAGAPHQVHNLYSCIKVAEDFVSPEHVRHCFRLTQEFRHLSTTHTNHEDKLQVKNIIYHAVKDAVGTLKAHEPKLARP; this comes from the exons ATGGGGGACTCTCTTGAATTGATAGGGAAGCGTCTGCTTTTGCTCCTCGACGACGACAGGTCCGCTAATGGACCCGAGCCGGAGCAGGCTGCCTGGGCCCGGGACTGGCTCCGGGGGACGGTGCGAGCAGTCAGCGTCATCGGCCTGGCCGCTCCGGAGGTTAGCGGAGGAGAGGCGACAACAACAACCACTGCTGCAGGGCTGACG GTATTTGTGGAGTTTGAGAACGCTTCACAACGGTGTTCTTGGGTGCAAGTGTATGACGAGGGGGTGAAAGCTGTCTTGGTGGAAGACTCCATCGTTTGGGCCAACCGGAGTGATAGTACTGGGACTACTGGAGCCCCAGCATCAACCACAGCCTGGCCTGGTCTG GCCTTCCGCTCCCTAGTGGACAGAGTGGGTTTAGGATCATTGGTTCCAGTGGAATATTTTGGAAACAAAAATTTTGAGTTCCTGCCTGATAACAAATCAGTCCAGAGATTTGAG GTTGATAAAGACATAAGAAATCCTTTGCTGCTGGAGCAGCCCACCCTGCAGGCTGCCATCTCCAGCTGGCGTAGTGACTTTGAACTGCAGGAGATCTTCAGGAAGG GTTCATACACTATTCAAGGACGCAGGGTTCGTGTGTACCAGCCAGAGTTTGAGGAGTGCTGGGCCTCAGGACTGGTTTCACAGCACGACCCTATCTCGCACATAATGGATATTACCATGGACAAG GGTGAAGAAAATCAGATGGTTGATCCTCGTGTGATACATGTCATGCTGGCAGAGGAGGAG CTTGGTAAGAATGGGCGGCGAAGGAAGGACAGTGAAACGATGAAGGGTGATAGTGGTCGCAGACGTAGGACTGCCTCCGAAGGTGAGGATGACATGAACTTGAAACGTTTTAAAGGAGCAGGAGACTTGGGGGCTGATGGACAAAACTGTGGCGATACGAACAAAACGCCAGTGGACGGGACAGTGATGTGGGGTGGAGACTCTGGCGAAAGAGTCAGCAGCACAACCAAAAACGGAAGCTCTTCAGAAGGAACCTTTCCTCAGGGCAGAGTGTCATCCCCCAACACCAATTCCTCACTCCAGATGGACCAATCAAATACTACTCCTCGTTATCCTGTCCACGTCAAAGAAAACGGTCGCTCAATCCCCACACAAGGGGCAGCGGACTCCACCACTGCCGTTACTCATACCCCTACCCCTCCTCCCCTCAAACCAGCCCCCTCTCCCTTCTCCACCACATCTTTTCCCTCACTAGGCCAGATGCCAAGCCTGGTCCCCGGAGCTCCAGCCCCCAAGGTCTCCCCATCCCCCCAGCCAGACAGAGAAGAGGCCTCCCAGTCGGCTTACTCCAAAACAGCTGCTCTTGTTTCCCCGGGGCCTGTCACCATTTCTTGGTCTTCACATGACAGTGGCCCTAGTGTGGCACTTTCTGCTTCTGTGGGTTTCAGTCCTAAGGCTCCCACCTGGGGAAGCCAGACTGAG GCTGTGCCCACTGCTCCTGTATTTGGAGATGTTACCTCTCAGACCAATGGAGCTCCTACCACTACTACAACCCCCCAGGACACTCCAAGGCCCTTTGGCTTCGGCTTTGGTGGCGCAAAGAGTGAGCCCCAATCCCAGCAAGACCAAAACTTGTTTTTCCAGTGCATGACCCAGAATTCTGGCTCCATCCCAACCCTTGCTGCTGGTCAGACCCAGTCCAAGGACACTAATTACTTCACCACAGTGTCTGAGAGCCTGAGTAAAGAGCCCCCAAGCCTTTTCAAGTCTGCAACCCCCGCTGAAGGGCTGAAAAAGCCTGAGCAGCCAAAAGTGCCTGAGGCCCATCCAACGGGAAATGGTGTGCTCAACAAGTCGTCATCAGCCTTCCAGGGCATGGGTGGCTCTGCAGGAGGAAGAGGCTCTGGTCTAAGTATTGGTGGTCTGGCAGCAACGTCTGGAGCCCAAAGTACTTCTAAGAAGAGCAGTAATAATGGAACGTCTGCAGGAGGCTTAGGGCTGCAATCTGGCTTTAACACTTCAGATAGCCACCAGAACCTTTTTCTGCAGGCCTCCAAAGAGCCCGCTAATCCATTTCTGGCATATGGGGACAAAGCTTCCCACACATCTTTTGCTGGCCTCTCTGGGACCGAGCCACAGGCCCTTGGTTCTGCCTCAGACAGCAAGCCAAACCTATTCACTATGGCAGAGCCGCCGAAGGGGATTCTGTCCTCTCCTTTCCCAGCAATCGCAGCAGCTGCTTCACCTAGCTCTTCCTCGTCTCCAGCACCAGCCTCATCTCAGAGGTCACATACTGAAGGGACTGTGAcaaaggaggagcaggaggttGGGGAGATGCCTACATCCACCTCAGGCTCCTCTATGTTTGGAGGCGCTGGCCCTGATGGAATGGATGAGGTACCTGTGTCCTTTGACCAGAGCCAGACTCAGAAGTTTACGTTGGAAGAAAGAGGCCAATCATCCAAACGGGACTCAGACTCTAGCAGTAACAGTGACTTGTCAGACCTGAGTGAGAATGAGGAAGGTCTGGAGAAAGGCCAAGTTCCAGGAGGACCACCACACCCTGCCAAGGATGGGGCCTTGCTGCAGAAAACTAAAGTCCAAGGGGCTGCTAAGAGCCGTCCGCGTAACAAGCCTTTCAAAG TGGGCCAGTCTGTACTAAAAGATCAGAGTAAGGTGCGTCGTCTGAAACAGTCTGGTGAGTCCTTCCTCCAGGATGGCTCCTGCATCAATGTGGCCCCTCACTTGCACAAGTGTCGTGAGTGCCGTCTGGAGCGTTACCGTAAATATCGCAATACAGACGAAGACAGCGATGATGACGATGACCCAAATGTGGCCTGTCGCTTCTTCCACTTCAGAAG GTTGGCTTTTACTCGTAAAGGTGTATTGCGTGTGGAAGGCTTCCTGAGCCCCCAGCAGAGCGATTCAATGGCCATGGGTTTGTGGCTACCTGCACCAGCTGTCCAGGAGGGTCTTGATCTGGATACATCCAAGTACATCCTGGCCAATGTGGGAGACCAGTTCTGTCAGTTGGTCATGTCTGAGAAGGAGGCCATGATGATGGTGGAACCTCACC AGAAAGTGGCGTGGAAACGTGCTGTACGAGGTGTTAGGGAGATGTGTGACGTGTGTGAGACTACCCTGTTCAACATCCACTGGGTGTGTCGCAAGTGTGGCTTTGGAGTGTGTCTGGACTGCTATCGACTTCGCAGGAACAGGCCAAGGGAGG ATGTAGATGAAGGTCCAGAGGATGAGGTTTTCTCTTGGTTGAAGTGTGCCAAAGGTCAACCTCATGAGCCACAGAACCTCATGCCTACACAGATCATACCTGGGACAG ctctttACAACATAGGTGATATGGTGCACTCAGCAAGAGGCAAGTGGGGTATTAAGGCCAATTGTCCCTGTGCCAGTCGACACACCAAGCCTCTAGTGCGCCCTAGTGCCCCCAATGGTATTTCACAG CAGTCTACAACAAGCAGTGGTAGCAGCCTCGGACCTGCAGCTTCTGGTATTGGCAACACTCCAAAATCAGAAGGAGAAACATCAGCGATCAAAACAGAAActacacaaacagcagcagcatcagacaGTGGGGGCGGGGAAATTGTGGGCAGTACTAGTAACTCCACCAGTGGTACATCTTCCCCTTGTAACCTCACCCAGTCCTCTGTCAAGGAGTCACGTTCATCAGGAGAGGGCAACAGCTCCGCTCTGCACTGGCTGGCAGACTTGGCCACACAGAAAGCCAAGGATGACACCAAGG AATCTGGTTCACTGCGCTCCATGATGAGTCGAGACAGTCGGCCTCCTTTTGGCCTGGACTCACTCGGTGCCCTGTCAAAGCCTTCTGCTTCCAGCCCTAAGCTATTTAACAGCCTTTTACTGGGCTCCAGCATGGCCCAGTCCAAACCTGAGGGGTCCAGTCTCCGGGACCTGCTCAACTCTGGACCGGGCAAGCTTCCCCAGGGCCCTGGAGAGAGTGGGGTACCATTCCCTTCCGTCTTTACCTCAGCAGGC AGTGACAAGCTGAAGAGCAGCCTTCCAAACTTCCTGGATCACATCATCGCCTCGGTTGTGGAGACCAAGAAGGCAGAAGGCAGACGGACTGGAACCTCTGAGGGGGGCGAGCTTGGTGTTTTGGGGGGCCGCAAAGATGGAGTAATGGGCCTAAGTGTTTTGGAACCACATACCTCACACTCCTGGCTCTGTGACGGACGACTCCTTTGCCTACAGGATcccagcaacagcaacaactggAAGATCTTCAGAGAGTGTTGGAAGCAGGGACAA CCTGTATTGGTGTCAGGGATACATAAACGCCTGAAATCTAACTTGTGGCGGCCTGAGGCCTTCAGTCAGGAGTTTGGAGACCAGGATGTAGACCTGGTCAACTGTAGAAACTGTGCCATCATCTCTGATGTGAAGGTGCGAGACTTCTGGGACGGCTTCCAGGTCATCTCAA AGCGACTGCAAGATAGTGAGGGTCAGCCAATGGTGTTGAAATTAAAGGATTGGCCTCCTGGAGAAGACTTCAGGGACATGATGCCCACACG GTTTGATGATTTGATGGATAACCTCCCGTTGCCCGAGTACACAAAAAGAGATGGCCGCCTAAACCTTGCTGCCCGTCTGCCCAACTTTTTTGTGCGTCCTGACCTAGGACCCAAGATGTACAATGCCTATG GCTTGACTTCGTCTGAAGACAGGAAGGTGGGCACCACTAACCTCCATCTCGATGTGTCTGATGCTGTCAATGTCATGGTCTATGTAGGCATACCTCAAGGAGATGGAGACCAGGAGCAAG AGGCAGATATCTCTGGACGCAAAG AGGTCATGACCACTATTGAGGAGGGTGATGTGGATGAAATGACGAAGAGGAGGGTGTACGAGGGAAAAGAGAAACCTGGAGCTCTCTGGCACATCTACGCTGCCAAGGATGCTGAGAAGATCAGAGAACTGCTCCGCAAG